AAAACATTGTCTATGGTTTTCAAAATTAAGCTAGAGGAAAACAAGTAAATCAGACACAGCTAATAAAAGAGTAATACCCAAGGCTGTCTGTGTGGCAATTCAGGTTACTCATGCACCCCTGAGTGGTTTGATCAAAAGTCTTGAggttttttaaatggaaataaaGGCATAAAGCAATATTAAGTTCCCTAATTCTGAATGTGATCAATGCATCTGTCTCTGTTTTCCTGCATGAGCTACTCTCCAATAAATGTAATGTGATATAACCAATTTGTCTTCAGAGCCAAACACCGTCTGATTtaggtaaaacaacaacagcaacaacccacaaGTGTCCAGGGAATTGCCTAATGAACAAAGTATTGGAAACGCAGACTGGATATGCATTGGGTTGTATTGTGCAATTCTAAGAAACAGAACCCTTCTGTCTCCTTGAATTATATTAACTACCAGTATATGAGGTGTAGCCAATGTAGTCCCCTCCAGACGCtcgtggactacaaatcccatcatccctggcccctGGCTATGAAGGTaaaggctgttgggagttggagtctaacaacagctAGACTATATTATATCATGTTGAGGACCTTACTCTGTTCTCAGTGGACTTTCAGTTATCCAAATATATTGTTTTTAGGCTCTAAACTAAAGAAACTGAAATATCTTCGGGTGTCTCTGTGATGTAACTCCTTGAAAAATGTACTTTATGGAACAGTACCATTTACCTTAATATCTGGGCTGCTAAACCTCATTCTTCAGCCTTCGACAGGTTTGCATCTCCGGGGAAGGAGCAATGATGGAAGGTTTCCTTCAAGTGGTCTTTGTTCAGTGCAGCCTACTTGAACAGATGGTTCTGCCTGTCTAGACCAGGGCACTGAAGCTTAACCCGAATTGAAAGGTGTTTTCCTGCTCCTTGCTTCCAGGTTGAAAGTTCTCATTTCACTTTTTCAATAAGGAGAGATTGATTTTGCCCTTGAGTTTGTGTTTTCCTTATGAACTGGATTCCCTTGGTACTAGCAATCTAAGACATTTGCTTGCATCTCGCTTACCGCAAGCCAACAATCAGGCTTGGACCCGAGGCAAAAACGACGTCTAACATCTTTTATTTTGCTAGCTAGCCAACTGAACAAAGTCTAGCTGGGGACTTTTTCTTGTCATTAAATTCGGCTCAAGCAAAATGTGCCACTGGAGTGCTTCGTAACGAATGCCTCACGCATCATGGCGATCAAACCACATGTCAGCGAGGAAATTCCCCAAATTGACATGTTGAGAGAGATGTCCAAGCTCTGTGGTATTAAGCAGCAATCCTTTTGACAGGCTGTTGATTTCATCTGTGAGGCGGAAAACTCAAAACAATGACTACTGGCGCTAAGTTTGCCAATCCCACAAGGGCAGCGAAGGATTTTATAACGGCAACTGGCTAGGCTCCACCGACTGCCAGGAGTACAGCTCACTTTTGCTTCTTGGCTTCTATCTTGTTGGCtccaagaaaaaacaaaaagctcACAGAATATGAACCCCAGGAGGCAGGCTGTCTGACATCAAACTCAACAGCCCCCAAGCAGCCATCTTAACACAGTGCCTGCTCAGATTCCAAAGCAAGAGGCCTTACTCAGACTGCATACCAGCCATTTGAGAAGATCTAGGATTGCTCTCCCCAACatggagccctccagatattttggactccaaCAGCCGTGCTGTTTGAGGAGGTGTAGCATCTGTAGACCACCAGTTTGGGGAATCAAGCACATTTCATCCATCAAGTGAGTACACTGAAGATTTATAACAAGGAAGAGGGAACTTGTGaacaccagatgttgctggactgcaatggccatcagccacagccagcatggccagtggcctgggatgatgggaattgtagtccaacaacatctggagggccacaagtctcCCCAGCCCtgtttggttggcatctgtctgtctcgggagacaatgcaAGAGTACGCCTTCAGGggggaagtcaaaccattggagagcacctgccatggctgtagagactgatatgggagagacatgttgaAGCAGATGAAGACATCTGCTAGGGCTGGTGCAGGTGTACCATAGCATTTCTTcattctgtgctcctcccagcagtcatttctcctctggtcatacTGGACTGTCGTGCATGTTCTCATGGAAGGACACAACCATCTTCTGCACATCCTATCTTGTTGGGCAGTGTGAAGAGTCAGTTTCAGCTGGCAAGGTCCAAGGCCTTCAACAGGTCTATGAAGGCAATGAACAAAGGGCATCTCTGCTCTCAGCATCTCTCCTGCAACTGATGCAGTGAGAAAACCATGTTGACTGTTGACCTCTAATCTCTAATGCTGCATTGTAACTTGGAATATACCCTGCTGGTGAGTGGCCGTAATCTGTTGAGAACTATGTGAAAAAAGGCCTTCCCCACAGTACTCAGCAGGGGAATTCCAGTCAGAACTGTCACCTTTtttcttgtaaaaggtaaaggtaaagggacccctgaccattaggtccagtcgtgaccgactctggggttgcggcgctcatctcactttattggccaaggaagccggcgtttgtccacagacagcttctgggtcatgtggccagcatgactaagctacttctggcgaaccagagcagcgcacggaaaccccgtttaccttcctgccggagtggtacctatttatctacttgcactttgatatgctttcgaactgctaggttggcaggagcagggaccgagcaatgggagctcaccccgtcgcggggattcgaactgccgaccttctgatcggcaagtcctaggctctgtggtttaacccacagcgccacccgcgtttttTCTTGTAGAGGGTCACAAAGCTGGAGTCACCCATGTCTTGTGGCACGGATCCTGTTTCTCAACACTGCAAGAGAAGGCCATGGATGTGCATCATGAGGGAGGAGTGGAGGCTGGCTTTCAGCACTTCTGTTGGGGTCCTGTCCTGTCCTGGGGCTTCAACACATGCCTGGGATTTGATGGCATTCTTCTGCTCATCAAGGGAGGCAGGGACATCCAGCTCTTCTAAAACAAGCAGAGTCTGAACACTGAGCACAGGGACCATGTTTTCCCACAATTACAGTTCTTGATAGTGTTCTGCCCATCGCTTCATCTGTTTGCTGCGGTCTGTGATGATCTCTCCAGCAAGGTTTTCAGTGGTGCAGTTTTCCTGACTGCTGGTCCAAAGGCTTTGTGCATTTTGCATGTGTTGCCGCTGTCATCAGCGagcggaatgctctccctggcTCTAATGTATCATAATACTATCACCAACAGTGCCATTTCATGCAGCACGGCTGCAGTTAAAGCAAATATAAAATCCCATCATTTTAAATCTGCAACAAATGTTCTATTTGCAGCTTCCATTCAAAAAAAGGTGATTTACAGACCCCTTAAAGAAGAACCTTGCATGGGGCAATTTAAATCCATCAGGTACTGTGTTTCCAACTCAACTGTAGTAAAATGAACATTGCCTTAATTGTGGGTCTTACGGACTGTAGCCCAAAGGACAGAAAACTCAGACGTAGCTTGAGTTTATGGCATAAAAAAATTACTTCTTGCTATACAAAACACATCTTTGTTTTGCCAAGCTGCCCTTTACAACTGGTAATTTGGGGTGGGAGATAACGAGGAATATAGAACCAGGACAAAGATGCTAAGAGAAAGCGGAAGGCTTCCCCCTACTGGCTAAAAATTGCCATTATTACCATTCAGAGATTCAGTTGGGCACCTGCAAGTGAAAAGTATAGACTAGTATTACTTGTATGCCACTTTCGTTTTTAGGGGCTTTCTGCACAAATGTATCCCAACTATATTTCAGCCTCTGCAAGACTCTCCTGCAAGCTTCTTTGATATGAGAACAATGCTAAAACACTGTTTAGGTAGTAGGCCTGAACTGGCCGTTCCCAGCAAAACCACCTGCTCCATCCCAGCTTTCCATCTTTTAAAATCACTAAGAATCGGCAACCTGATTAGAAACCCACAATAAGGCTCACAGATCACGCTGCCTTCAAAAACAATTTCCAGAATCACGGACGAATAAAATGTTAATGTCATGTCCACATCATACATATAAAGTACACAACTTCCCCTGAAGTTTGTTTGTTAAGGATTCTGGGATtcgcagctctgtgaggggtaaacaaaCATTTGCCAggtttcttttggggaagccatgactgttgaagggctataaatgtgctttaaacgtacAGTATGGGTGTGGCAAGTTCCTGCTGTAGAGGCAGTAAAGAAAAtagccttgccccccccccatgaaaacagACAATATGATAACAGCAGTATATTCTTGAGAAAGAGAGTTAACCAGCAGATAACCGTCTGATCATCTGGAAAGGCCCTCTGAAAATCAAGCTCTTCTGCTGTTCCTCTGggttagttatttattttttcctgcctTAGCAATGATCCCAAATTGGAGGAGTTAATTAAACATGATCTCAGTTTGAAGAGAGCCACTCTGGTAAGCAATGTGTAATCTAACACTCTCCTAATCAGGCGCATAATTAGCAATTACACAGCAACAATAATTGCCGTTgctcacacacactttccccccttttctttcttcttctttttcttttaaggaaaGCACCACTTCTCCTCTTTGATCATGAGCTGCAGAAAATCCATGTCCCTTTTGACTGAAGTGCCTGCGACGCATTCAGCCTTAGCAGAATTCTGATTGGGGCGGGTATAGTGACTGCTGTCTTGCAcagactgcaacattttgttgcagggcaACACGTTTTATCCATGCAGCTCAGAATGGTGTACGTAATCTCTCTCCCGCACCCCTCATCACAATAATCCTGTAAGGTAGGGTAGGTTAACCaaaaatgactggcccaaggccaccgaGCGAGTAATTTTAACCCAGCAGAGGCTTCCTAGCTTAGAAGAGCAGGTAATAGCAGCTGCGAACTAGGAATTCCAGAGTTTAAAAACCCACTTCTGCTCATTAGGAGGCCTAGAGAAGACTCAATTTCTTCCTCAGACTCCACAATCTGCAACAtgggatgatgataataatagcaataacctATTTAGAGGGTATTGCAACCACGATGACTAAGATAAAACTTTACAGAGAaagtttaaatttaaattatatccctattattattacttcctaTCTGTTTAAGAATCCTGTCATTTTAACAGGAAGTGCTATATAAATACAATCTTTTGCTATTTTATTACTATTAAGGAGACCCCCACCAACCAGAAAACCTTACCCCTACAAGgtttgcacatgttcagaggctaTCTTTTAGCCAGGTGTGCACTGCCAGGTCTgccattttatatatattatggATGCGTTTTTAGGCTTTCATTTTGTTCTATTTTTATATACTAGGTCATTTATGTTTTTGTCCTTTGTGAGTCGTTTTGGAAAacttttcatgggggggggggactaataaACGCaataaacaaagaaagaatacaGTTTTAAAACTCTAGCTTTCTAAATGCACTTTCAGAGTTGAACCCTGCCATTTCAATGGAGTCCGGGGCTCAGATCGAGTCCTTAATTATATTTAAATGACTGACAATGGAAGTGAGCAGAGGAGTGCATCTTCATAGGGTCTTCCTATAGTTGCTTTCTTGGAAGGAAATCCCATTGTGCTCAATGGGGCTTTTTTCCTAGTGAAGGGGAAGaggtgtagttcagtggtagagaattGGCTTTCTGTGCAAGAACTGCCAGGTGTAAtcctcagcatcttcaggtagtgcTGGAAGAGGCACCTGCCTAAAACCCTCAAGAGCCACTGCCAGGTAGACCAATATAAGCAGCTTCCACAACCTCGTTCAGTTTTTTGACCAGAAAATGACCTGGTTGACCGGTGTTAACTGGAACAGTAATGGCATCTCAATGGCCTTTTCATCCAGCTTCCATTAGACAGGCAATATAAATCATCCTGAGATAATGACACTGCTTTGGAGTAAATGAAGGCTATAACCAGGAAAAATCATCCACGGTCTAAACGAAGCAAGACTGAACTGATCAAATCTAGAGAACTGCtcgtttttatatttaaaaataaacccgGGGAATCAGTCATGGCATCCTTGTTTATCTCCTaggcttttccttagggtgttgctattttcattggagaaatgttgcaggacATGGAGTtatatgtttaatattttattatgtttttatatatgttgggagctgtccagagtggctggggcactattattattattattattgaataggacgttTCCATTGAAGAAGTGTTGGAATGCTAGCACTGCACCAGATACCAGCCAATGATTCTGAGGTCCTAGGATACAGCTGCCTCCACCCCACTATCCCTGCCACACACCTCTTCCATTTGTAACCACCCGTGAAGAACATTAAGAAGAAAGACCTGTTTCCTGGAGCTGAGAGCACCCTTGTTCCCCCGGCAGGAGAGTTTCATGGAGCTGGAGGTGCTGATAGAGCCCCCATGTTTGCTCGGCCGGCTAGCGTGCTGAGGGGTGGCAGGCAGCGGGTTCATGAAGAGGATGCGGGCAATGAGGCCGTAGAGGACGGTGGCCAAGCCCAGCGGGATGATGTAGAAGATGGTGAAGTCCAAGAAGTAGATGGGCATGTAGAGGTTCCTGGAGACCCGGTAGCCGCACTTGACTTGCGTGCCGTCGGCAAACAGGACTTGCGACGTGTCCACCAGGAAGAACCACATGAGGCAGTAGAGGGAGGTGAACAGCCACACGCAGGCGATGATGCGCTTGGCCCGGGCCACGGTGCAGAGCAGCTGCGCCTTGATGGAGTGGCAAATGGCGATGTAGCGCTCCACCGTGAAGGCCGTGATGGAGCAGGCCGAGATGTTGATGCCAAGATACTGCAGGTAGGTGATGCACAGGCAGCCGGCGTAGCCGTACACCCAGGAGGCCACCACTTCTGAGATGTTGGGCAGCCCCGCGGCCAGCAGCACAATCAGGTCGGCCACGGCCAAGCTCACCAGGTAGCAGTTGGTAGGGGTCACCATGTGCTTGGTGCGGAggaccaccagcaccaccatGACGTTGCCGGCGATGCCCACCCCGCAAATCAGCAGCACCAGCAAGATGGTCACCACTTGCACTTCCAGGGGCAACTGGGGCATCTTGTCCAGAAGAGTCTGGTTGGCGCTGGCATTGCCCACTGGAGCCCCAAAGAAGTCCCAAGACTGGTTCTCCATGGGTGGGTCCCGGTCGGGTTGTTTTCCTTGACGCTGATGGTGACTGAGCTTGATTAGGGCTCCCAAGCCAAGAGGAACTTCAGCAGGTATCCTAAGCCggaaatgggggtgggagaaaaagGAAGGTTAGTTGGTTAGACCAGAGTCTAATAGTTAGAAGAGGGATATTTAACTGGGAGTTCGGGTTCAGGTTACAGCTCAGCTAGGAGCTCATTGGGCAGTCTTAGGCAAGCTTATTACATCTCAGCCTCTCTCCCACGCTTCTTATATGGAAAGAACAACAGTGGCCTATCCTACAGGACTGTTGTAAAGATTATTGACTCGACAATTTCTTGCAAATCATTTTAAGACTTGGACAGGTGGCAGAGAAATACTCAGATTAGACCCACTGACTTCAACTGAATAATGAGAGATCCTTTCCagcttgatttcagtggatctagaatcacagaattgtagatttggaagggaacatgaggatcatctagtccaaccccctgcaatgcaggaatcttttgcccaacgtagggctCAAACCCTtaaccctcagattaagagtcttctgctctaccaactgagctggcaGACAATAGTAATACACTGTATTGTAATCAACAGCCACGATTTCAGTGATTTCATTCTGCAATGGTTCTACTCTGGGTGTGATTTAGTCAGATAGAACAaccattataattataattacaatTAATATTAATTTATATTTGCAAGTTCTAAAACCCAACAAGAAGACAGAACACTGATCTCTAGGGATTAATCTGACCCTGGGaagtgtgcctctgagcatgcacagactgCATTTACCTCAGCACAAAGTAATTACAGCTTACCACACCCACATCTGGAATAAGGGCACAGGGTTCCAATATCAGAATGTGTGATCCCCATgaacatttcacacacacacaaacacacagttttTGACAGTGGCGACAGCATCTTCTTACTGCCACAGACTAACACAGCTTCTCTTGAAGATAGACAGCGAAGCTTCCGTTACTCCATTGTAAACTAAAATAAGAAATGATCCTGTCTCCACCAGCAGCACTGTCCAGCTCTAAAATCAATGCTAGAAAGTGTGTTTATTATCACTTGCACATTCTCTGTGAATGATTTCTGTTAACAACTGTAATTGTCACTGTCTGTACCTTCTGCACTTCCTTGCCTTCTGATCTCACTTTCACAACACTCCACCCAGCTTTGTATTTATGCACCTGAAATTCAGGGAAACATTTAATGCATCTGATGGAAGTGGGCTAGAGTTCTCAAAAGCTTATGCTGTAATAAATTTGTTGGTCTTTATGGAGACACAAGACAATGTTGATTTTGCTGCAGTTACTAACTCTACTTACTTGGGAATCCTAACCCCCTCTTAGCCCCAATGTATAGAAcagggtttactctgagtagacatggttaggctgCAGCTTCATACAGCAGCTGTCTCTGTGAAAATTGCTCCATCCTAGTTGAAGATAGTCTTTCTGAATCCTTCCCTGTCCTGCACCCTTGAAGAATTTCTTTAGCTCTATCTATAGCCAACAGAATATCCCAGACCCTTTAAAAAGTGTGTCCAGAGTGCTGTAGCACCAGCAAATTTCTGGTGATGTTACGTTTGGTAAGGAAGACCCCGCATCCATCAGAGGCTGACACATGTTGGCAAGGATCTTCCCTGCCTGTAGGGCATGGGAAAGAGCCATTGCGCAGTGACAGAGCACAGGAGGTCCgaagttcagtcctcagcatctcctctGCAATGGTTAGGGAAGTCAGTGACAGAAAAGATCCTCTCCCTGAGACccttgccagtcagagcagatcCTTGAACTTCAACGGATGAGCCGGACCCATTGCCAAACCTATAATCTGATCTATGGTGGGTCATTATTAATtacttaattaaatttatataccgcctgttgtccgtagatctcagggcagttcacatcataaaattacaatattacaaaaacacaaaatatgtaattaaacaacaacaacaaaccaacaatTCTTCCTTATAACAGCAGCGCTACTCCCACTTTGCAAATACACGGTTTATGCGTATATATCTGTGTATATATACAGAGAGGCTGGGAGAGCGAATGAAATTAATCGTTAAGTCCAgtcctttttttctctctcctaaaaaaatgtttaggggtactctcattttcctactcatatcgaaatactgcccctcaatgaggccaaacttagatttgcaaaatgtttaggggtatgcgtaccactgcgtccccccagaaaaaagcactaggtTCAAGTTGGGTCGGAAAAGGCTGAAGGCAGCTGGAACAGACAACGGACCAATGGCTCAAATCAACAGAAGGCAAAAGCTCACGATATGCCCCATAGCTCTCACGTCACTCGACTTGTGTCAGCCTCGAGGGTGCCACAGAGCTCTTTTTGGGCTGCAGGAGATCGCGTCGGGGGTCCGGCGGAGCGCGAGCTGGCTTTGGGACTGGCGCGCACATGGGCGCACGACGGAGGGGAGGACGCGCGTACCTGGGAGAGACCTCGCCGCGCGACGCGCCTCGCTCGCCGCAGCccggaaccaaacttgggagtcCCAGATGCGCACAGAGGAATGCGAGCAAGTAAATCCAAGCGAGGAGAGaagtggggatgggggagagtGAGAAAGGAATGAGATGTGGGAGGGgatagagagaaagaaaagggaccAGACAGAAGGAATCCAGGAAAAGTGAAACTTTACCATTGGAAGGCAGCGGCTCCGGCGCGGGCATCCGAGGGCGCGGCTGCGTCTTGGAGCGACTTCCTACCTCTCCAAGTCTCGTCCTTCTGCCTGTCCGCCCGCCTTTCCCTGGCTTCGGGTATTTACAGCGACCCGGAGCTGCCGCAGTCTGCTCAGCATCTGCCTGCCAGCCATGGGTGGGCACCCAGGCACCTTTGCCAGCAGCGGGGTCCTAGCGCCCCCTCGATGCGTTTGGGGGAGGCAGCGAAGGATGATGATCCGGGGCGAGGGGAAGATCCTCCAGTGGAGACCCTGTTGGTCTTCCCTCCGTGGCTGAACCCACCTACCCACCAGCGCCTACTCCTCCTATCCCATGGCGCAAGACCAGCCCGTCTGGCCATCCCACGCCGCCCCACCCAATCGCAACCGTAGCTGGCAGGGGGTCGTGCGCCTTTAAGAGCCGCAGTGCAGGCAGATGCTCAACAGGGAAAGCTTCCCTCTGTCCCTCCAAACGAGGAAGAAACTTCACCTGTTGATTTTCGGCCTATTTTTCAGCTGATAAAGGCACaagtgggtgggggaagagaggtaACCTCACACTTGTGGCAATGTGGCATTTTGGCTAGGCTTAAGTAGGTCTGGgggacgcggatggtgctgtgggttaaaccactgaccctaggacttgccaatcagaaggtcagtggttcgaatccccgcaacggggtgagctcccgttgctcggtccttgctcctgccaacctagcagttcgaaagcacatcaaagtgcaagtagataaataggtacagtaccactccggcgggaaggtaaacggcgtttctgtgcactctctggttcgccagaagtggcttagtcatgctggccacatgacccggaagctgtacgccggctccctcggccaataaagcgagatgaacactgcaaccccagagtcggccacgactggacctaatggtcctttacctttaccttttaagtaggTCTGGAGGTGTTGCGTGTGTCCTGATGGGAGACCACCTGCTAGATAGGAACCAaactgccttgtaccaagtcgggccatttgcccatctagctcagggcATCAGGtggggggacattcccagcccaggttagggattgaacctgggaactgcaGCATGAAAAGCATACGCTGTACCCCAGACCTTGCCTTTCCTTCTCCTTGAAAACATGGCCATACTCCCTTGAGTTCCTCAGAAGAAAGGTAGGAGCCGAACATAAGGAAGGTGGGGATCTCCCAACAGCAGTTAGCTGCCTTATCATAGACCCTTAATCCATATAGCTCAGGGCTGTCTACTCAGACAGGCAGTGGGTTTCAAGCAGGAGTTTTTCCGGCCTCAGGcagttgaacctggaacctccagtctgcaaggcagatgctttgccactgagccgcAGTCCTTTTCCTTTGTTAGGTGAACTGATGGTTAAATCCAGGGTGGTTTTTATCAATGGGAGCTTATGGTTTtaacaggggttggcaacctgttCCCTTGAGGCTACACACAGCCTGGGACCTGGTTATTTGGCGAGAACTCCAACATATTGAGGAGGCAGAACTTGTTTTGTAGAAGCCATGCTCATTCATCGTCCGCAAAGCTTGTTCTTCTTATATGCTTAACAGGTCAAGCTTCAATAC
The Podarcis raffonei isolate rPodRaf1 chromosome 6, rPodRaf1.pri, whole genome shotgun sequence DNA segment above includes these coding regions:
- the LOC128416415 gene encoding thyrotropin-releasing hormone receptor-like gives rise to the protein MENQSWDFFGAPVGNASANQTLLDKMPQLPLEVQVVTILLVLLICGVGIAGNVMVVLVVLRTKHMVTPTNCYLVSLAVADLIVLLAAGLPNISEVVASWVYGYAGCLCITYLQYLGINISACSITAFTVERYIAICHSIKAQLLCTVARAKRIIACVWLFTSLYCLMWFFLVDTSQVLFADGTQVKCGYRVSRNLYMPIYFLDFTIFYIIPLGLATVLYGLIARILFMNPLPATPQHASRPSKHGGSISTSSSMKLSCRGNKGALSSRKQVTKMLAVVVILFALLWMPYRTLVVVNSFMDPPYLNIWFVLFCRLCIYLNSAINPIIYNVMSQKFRAAFKKLCKCGGKRTEIATQYNAPVFYSTMKDYSHDSSEHNITEQEDLNGYPSSARRSKPSK